A portion of the Stella humosa genome contains these proteins:
- a CDS encoding tape measure protein, with the protein MADKMLAIRLSIRDAETVRAALKSVGAEGQAALQSIERSAAPTSRALEGLKARVDDTHRAQQQLARDEGTLSAAMKAGNISVEERNRLLDLSRQKYGEATTGARAMSTETTAAAGAARILASSLGALGVTIGAAFVLDKVTAFGRAVIEAGDTVTRLDGRFQALTGSAGAGAAAVRQVFDIAQKTGAAVDDTAQSLTQFFVAGQSVGATQAQAARLIETVQKLGVVGGATMQSMVAGTRQLAQGLAADRFAGDEFKSVMENMPLAARALADALGVTIARLREMSEAGELTAERVFGALEKKAADADRMFAAMPATVQLASGQAAAAWTEFAASIDSSLGLSRMLAESLQGVARLLRGLTPASKEATVAGLRASRSALEKQLDTEGMRALQAELAEMRRNPEAYGAEIASREKLLASRQKELAAIEAKIRALDGEVAAEQEATSARDLAERTVAAATKASLAKAKADKEQLAAQQALDRVLSNLNPKYKAAKDFSDAVMRLDEALQDGAISAADHAKYVALAAKAQDDAGKKADGLGRKQKELKLTYDKLHPSIREATEAALEHERRMASGSKEYAAVIKAEEELADKLTQEAVPAWERTRQKLAEYQGLLERGRIGPEVYAYHVDRLTRSLEDQDPAFKAAQKAAEDYQKELDRVIGRSTDRIVDFGADTLFDVLSGKASDFWENFKDLGLRALSQLAAEAVFRPLVQPLVADIVRGAPGLFGISGIPGYQSTGGATGGGISIPGLGTVDLGGIGAWLKTPFANFGGGSSVGSAYYGTEATFGPGSATPWGGGGAGGAAGMQGGWSIAPADILGPIAAALPGLLSGNFAQAGLGAGGAILGNFLLPGLGGVLGGIAGNLLGGLFGKKPSNKGAAYSFFLDEDFSTEYQGTKHADSRALVEGFADDLQTALVRAEQRYGVDRATDGTVMGTIYGRKEGGRFFYDAGARDGDSVEDRSYFDFDPKDEAQVKAAAEGVVVRAIRDGFVAAGEDPAATQSARDVAVAMQASVARTFAELDTELAFARGFDAFARLGSGAIDKVTFATEQFTEKGRASAEAVGANARAYLDQAQKLSLGGELLENGMSRADAAMRGYVESLLSGEPALEGMAAVEAERIGYVTRLSEVLVDLGYSTERAAEMAGAAGQKFVADAQAVLDQVAQAAQQALVSASIGIQTAINQAINPAYQMSAYDLFRQQGLDPSYSGSTGGYGRLFGLVSGAATGDAAALQQVGERLTANLGAGHLSQSQVGAILGYATSAYGRAAQPVSGGYQPANDNGGGGASSGGGGTGGGGADNSARDAINAQIQAQRELAQSTAELIRAQERQRDSYAQLAERTAKFRQSLLLADGLSPLTPWQQLQEAERQYAATVARAQQGDEAAIADLEGVTRTFLEKSRNYWASSSGELTRSSRYQEDFARVQRDTLSVEHKARDLQAAAVAQLTTLNAKAGSIEAAIIALGAQLSGLSSGGGSGGGAVVVGRGGSAPVTPAAGYYLNQAGALTQIRFGRESLGRGANEDVATFMARSFRGYTGAQTEDAAYAWMQEPHPSGLSGLSRLEYFAAARRAGFGGAFGGADHTNWLNADATGVEWRDFIDRLREYATVPVGFWAGFGGPANYRLGGVFGGGNVIPFPGRPPTGAVIGQPTLFDIGRMGEAGEEAIMPLARTGGGELGVRAVGGDDRGLAAALARIDQTLADILRELREDKIQRAEATRQIVRAEMATLEAVRRNRPPLIDAGPGRRMTV; encoded by the coding sequence ATGGCCGACAAGATGCTGGCGATCCGCCTCTCGATCCGGGATGCGGAGACGGTCCGTGCTGCCCTGAAATCGGTCGGCGCCGAGGGCCAGGCGGCCCTCCAGTCGATCGAGCGCAGCGCCGCCCCGACGTCCCGCGCGCTGGAGGGGCTGAAGGCCCGCGTCGACGACACCCACCGCGCGCAGCAGCAACTGGCCCGCGACGAGGGCACCCTGTCGGCGGCGATGAAGGCCGGCAACATCTCGGTCGAGGAACGCAACCGCCTCCTCGACCTGTCGCGCCAGAAGTACGGCGAGGCGACGACCGGCGCCCGCGCCATGTCGACCGAGACGACGGCGGCGGCCGGTGCCGCGCGCATCCTCGCCAGCTCGCTGGGGGCGCTCGGCGTCACGATCGGTGCCGCCTTCGTGCTGGACAAGGTCACCGCCTTCGGCCGGGCCGTGATCGAGGCGGGCGACACCGTCACCCGCCTGGATGGCCGCTTCCAGGCGCTGACCGGTTCGGCCGGGGCGGGGGCCGCCGCCGTCCGCCAGGTCTTCGACATCGCCCAGAAGACGGGTGCGGCCGTCGACGACACGGCCCAGTCCCTGACGCAGTTCTTCGTCGCCGGCCAGTCGGTCGGCGCCACCCAGGCACAGGCCGCCCGCCTGATCGAGACCGTGCAGAAGCTGGGCGTCGTCGGCGGCGCCACCATGCAGTCGATGGTGGCCGGCACCCGCCAGCTGGCCCAGGGCCTGGCCGCCGACCGCTTCGCCGGCGACGAGTTCAAGAGCGTCATGGAGAACATGCCGCTCGCCGCCCGGGCGCTCGCCGACGCGCTGGGGGTGACGATCGCCCGCCTGCGCGAGATGTCGGAGGCGGGCGAGCTGACGGCCGAGCGCGTGTTCGGCGCGTTGGAGAAGAAGGCCGCCGACGCCGACCGCATGTTCGCCGCCATGCCGGCGACCGTGCAGCTGGCATCCGGCCAGGCGGCAGCCGCCTGGACCGAGTTCGCGGCCTCCATCGACAGCTCGCTCGGCCTCAGCCGGATGCTGGCCGAGAGCCTGCAGGGCGTCGCCCGCCTGCTGCGCGGCCTGACACCGGCCAGCAAGGAAGCAACCGTGGCCGGCCTGCGCGCGTCGCGCTCGGCCCTGGAAAAGCAGCTCGACACCGAGGGCATGCGTGCACTCCAGGCCGAGCTGGCCGAGATGCGCCGCAACCCCGAGGCCTACGGGGCCGAGATCGCGTCGCGCGAGAAGCTGCTGGCATCCCGCCAGAAGGAGCTGGCGGCGATCGAGGCCAAGATCCGGGCGCTCGACGGCGAGGTCGCGGCCGAGCAGGAAGCGACATCCGCCCGCGACCTGGCCGAGCGCACCGTGGCGGCGGCGACGAAAGCATCGCTGGCCAAGGCCAAGGCCGACAAGGAACAGCTCGCCGCCCAGCAGGCGCTCGACCGCGTGCTCTCCAACCTCAACCCGAAATACAAGGCGGCCAAGGATTTCTCCGACGCCGTAATGCGGCTGGATGAGGCGCTCCAGGACGGCGCCATCTCGGCGGCCGACCACGCGAAGTATGTGGCACTGGCGGCCAAGGCCCAGGACGATGCCGGCAAGAAAGCCGACGGGCTGGGCCGGAAGCAGAAGGAGCTGAAGCTCACCTACGACAAGCTCCACCCCTCGATCCGCGAGGCGACCGAGGCCGCGCTCGAGCACGAGCGGCGGATGGCGTCGGGGTCCAAGGAATATGCCGCCGTCATCAAGGCCGAGGAGGAGCTGGCCGACAAGCTGACCCAGGAAGCGGTGCCCGCCTGGGAGCGGACGCGCCAGAAGCTGGCCGAGTACCAGGGATTGCTGGAGCGCGGCCGGATCGGGCCCGAGGTCTACGCCTACCATGTCGACCGCCTGACCCGGTCGCTGGAAGACCAGGACCCGGCCTTCAAGGCGGCCCAGAAGGCGGCCGAGGACTACCAGAAGGAGCTGGACCGCGTCATCGGCCGCTCGACCGACCGCATCGTCGATTTCGGCGCCGACACGCTGTTCGACGTGCTGTCCGGCAAGGCCAGCGACTTCTGGGAAAACTTCAAGGATTTGGGGCTGCGCGCGCTGTCGCAGCTTGCGGCCGAGGCGGTGTTCCGGCCGCTGGTGCAGCCGCTGGTCGCCGACATCGTGCGCGGCGCGCCGGGCCTGTTCGGCATCTCCGGCATCCCCGGCTACCAGTCGACCGGCGGTGCCACCGGCGGCGGCATCTCCATCCCCGGCCTCGGCACGGTCGACCTGGGCGGCATCGGCGCCTGGCTGAAGACGCCCTTCGCGAACTTCGGCGGCGGGTCGTCGGTGGGCAGCGCCTACTACGGTACCGAGGCCACCTTCGGGCCCGGCTCCGCCACGCCCTGGGGCGGCGGCGGGGCCGGTGGGGCGGCCGGCATGCAGGGTGGTTGGTCGATCGCGCCGGCCGACATCCTGGGCCCGATCGCGGCCGCCTTGCCGGGGCTGCTGTCGGGCAACTTCGCCCAGGCGGGCCTGGGGGCGGGTGGCGCCATCCTCGGCAATTTCCTGCTGCCCGGCCTGGGCGGCGTGCTGGGCGGCATCGCCGGCAACCTGCTGGGCGGGCTCTTCGGGAAGAAGCCCTCGAACAAGGGTGCGGCCTACAGCTTCTTCCTGGATGAGGATTTCTCGACCGAGTACCAGGGCACCAAGCACGCCGACAGCCGCGCCCTGGTCGAGGGCTTCGCCGACGACCTGCAGACCGCCCTGGTGCGCGCCGAGCAGCGCTACGGCGTCGACCGTGCCACCGACGGCACGGTGATGGGCACCATCTACGGCCGGAAGGAGGGCGGCCGCTTCTTCTACGACGCGGGCGCCCGCGACGGCGATTCGGTCGAGGACCGCAGCTACTTCGACTTCGACCCCAAGGACGAGGCGCAGGTGAAGGCCGCGGCGGAAGGCGTCGTCGTCCGCGCCATCCGCGACGGCTTCGTGGCTGCGGGCGAGGACCCGGCCGCCACCCAGTCGGCCCGCGACGTCGCGGTGGCCATGCAGGCGAGCGTGGCCCGCACCTTTGCCGAGCTCGACACGGAACTGGCCTTCGCCCGCGGCTTCGACGCCTTCGCCCGGCTCGGCAGCGGGGCGATCGACAAGGTCACTTTCGCCACCGAGCAATTCACCGAGAAGGGCCGCGCCTCGGCCGAGGCGGTGGGGGCCAACGCCCGCGCCTATCTCGACCAGGCGCAGAAGCTGAGCCTCGGCGGCGAGCTCCTGGAAAACGGCATGAGCCGCGCCGACGCGGCCATGCGCGGCTATGTCGAGAGCTTGCTGTCGGGCGAGCCGGCGCTGGAGGGCATGGCCGCCGTCGAGGCCGAGCGCATCGGCTACGTCACCCGCCTCAGCGAGGTGCTGGTCGACCTCGGCTACTCGACCGAGCGGGCGGCCGAGATGGCCGGCGCTGCCGGGCAGAAATTCGTGGCCGATGCCCAGGCGGTGCTGGACCAGGTGGCCCAGGCGGCCCAGCAGGCGCTCGTCTCGGCCTCCATCGGCATCCAGACCGCCATCAACCAGGCGATCAACCCCGCCTACCAGATGTCGGCCTACGACCTGTTCCGGCAGCAGGGCCTCGACCCGAGCTATTCCGGCTCCACCGGCGGCTACGGCCGCCTGTTCGGCCTGGTGTCGGGGGCGGCCACCGGCGACGCGGCGGCCCTGCAGCAGGTGGGCGAGCGGCTGACCGCCAACCTGGGTGCCGGCCACCTCTCGCAGTCCCAGGTCGGTGCCATCCTGGGCTACGCCACCAGCGCCTACGGCCGGGCGGCCCAGCCCGTGTCGGGCGGCTACCAGCCCGCCAACGACAATGGCGGCGGCGGGGCTTCCTCGGGCGGCGGCGGCACGGGCGGTGGTGGCGCCGACAATTCCGCCCGCGACGCGATCAATGCCCAGATCCAGGCGCAGCGCGAACTTGCCCAGTCCACCGCCGAGCTGATCCGCGCCCAGGAGCGGCAGCGCGACAGCTACGCCCAGTTGGCCGAACGCACGGCCAAGTTTCGGCAGTCCCTGCTGCTGGCCGATGGCCTGTCGCCGCTGACGCCCTGGCAGCAGCTCCAGGAGGCTGAGCGGCAGTATGCCGCCACCGTCGCCCGGGCCCAGCAGGGCGACGAGGCGGCGATCGCCGACCTGGAGGGCGTCACCCGGACCTTCCTGGAGAAGTCGCGCAACTACTGGGCCAGTTCGTCGGGCGAGCTCACCCGGTCGAGCCGCTACCAGGAGGATTTCGCCCGCGTCCAGCGCGACACGCTGTCGGTCGAGCACAAGGCGCGCGACCTGCAGGCGGCCGCCGTCGCCCAGTTGACGACCCTGAATGCCAAGGCGGGGTCGATCGAGGCGGCCATCATTGCCCTGGGCGCCCAGCTGTCGGGGCTTTCCAGCGGCGGCGGGTCCGGCGGCGGGGCGGTGGTGGTGGGGAGGGGCGGCAGCGCGCCCGTCACCCCGGCTGCCGGCTACTACCTCAACCAGGCCGGCGCCCTGACGCAGATTCGCTTCGGCCGAGAATCCCTCGGGCGCGGCGCCAACGAGGACGTGGCCACGTTCATGGCCCGCAGCTTCCGCGGCTACACCGGCGCCCAGACCGAGGACGCGGCCTATGCCTGGATGCAGGAGCCGCACCCCTCGGGCCTGTCCGGCCTGTCGCGGCTGGAATACTTCGCCGCCGCCCGCCGCGCCGGCTTCGGCGGCGCCTTCGGCGGTGCGGACCACACCAACTGGCTGAACGCCGATGCAACCGGCGTCGAATGGCGCGACTTCATCGACCGCCTGCGCGAATACGCGACCGTCCCGGTCGGCTTCTGGGCCGGCTTCGGCGGCCCGGCCAACTACCGCCTAGGCGGGGTCTTCGGCGGCGGCAACGTCATCCCCTTCCCTGGCCGGCCGCCGACCGGCGCCGTGATCGGCCAGCCGACCCTGTTCGACATCGGCCGGATGGGCGAGGCGGGGGAGGAGGCGATCATGCCGCTCGCCCGCACCGGCGGCGGCGAGCTGGGCGTGCGCGCGGTGGGCGGCGACGATCGCGGCCTGGCCGCGGCCTTGGCCCGAATCGACCAGACCCTGGCCGACATCCTGCGTGAGCTGCGCGAGGACAAGATCCAGCGCGCCGAGGCCACCCGCCAGATCGTCCGCGCCGAGATGGCGACGCTGGAGGCGGTGCGGCGCAACCGGCCACCCCTGATCGATGCCGGCCCCGGCCGGAGGATGACCGTCTGA